The following are encoded in a window of Fretibacter rubidus genomic DNA:
- a CDS encoding sugar transferase, which produces MMKQTLKQRFQAHYPVVKRAQDIVISGTLLLMLSPILILTALAVALTSKGPIFFWSARTGYKGQPFIMPKFRTMTQGSKVMQREIATDTDICVTKVGHILRKSSLDELPQLWSVLKGDMSLIGPRPLLVNDQVVAQRSKHAEIFDVKPGITGLAQVNGRNFITMRNKVRYDAFYANRVCMILDMKIALRTFGAVIDTKLVK; this is translated from the coding sequence ATGATGAAACAAACATTAAAACAGCGTTTTCAGGCGCATTACCCTGTGGTGAAACGGGCGCAAGATATTGTTATATCTGGCACTTTATTGTTGATGCTCTCGCCTATCCTTATTTTAACAGCCTTGGCTGTAGCCTTGACGTCTAAGGGGCCTATCTTTTTCTGGTCTGCCCGCACGGGTTACAAAGGGCAGCCTTTTATAATGCCTAAGTTTCGTACAATGACGCAGGGCTCCAAAGTTATGCAGCGCGAGATTGCAACGGACACAGATATATGCGTCACAAAGGTTGGGCACATTTTGCGCAAATCTAGCCTCGACGAGCTCCCGCAGCTTTGGAGTGTTTTAAAAGGCGATATGAGCCTCATTGGACCGCGTCCGCTCTTAGTCAATGATCAAGTTGTTGCGCAGCGTTCAAAGCATGCCGAGATTTTTGACGTGAAACCTGGTATCACTGGCCTCGCGCAAGTCAATGGCCGTAACTTTATCACCATGCGTAATAAAGTCCGCTATGATGCGTTTTATGCAAACCGCGTCTGTATGATCCTGGATATGAAGATAGCACTTCGGACTTTCGGCGCCGTGATTGATACAAAGCTTGTCAAATAA
- the phoB gene encoding phosphate regulon transcriptional regulator PhoB, whose product MKPYVLIIEDEDAILTLLQYNFEKEGYDVGIAEDGEMGLVAASERTPDLIVLDWMMPKLSGVEVCRRLRRKPETRATPIIMLTARGEETDKISGLDYGADDYMVKPFSMPELLARVRAILRRTSPSLLEEVIRHGDLEIDVSAFRVKRGETEIHLGPTEFRLLEHFMRHTGRVFSREQLLDNVWGRDIYVEARTVDVHIGRLRKALKSNGGKDLIRTVRSAGYAFEPKSGN is encoded by the coding sequence GTGAAACCCTATGTATTAATTATCGAAGACGAAGATGCCATTCTGACGCTTCTACAATATAATTTTGAAAAAGAGGGTTATGACGTCGGCATAGCAGAAGACGGCGAGATGGGCCTCGTTGCCGCGTCTGAGCGCACACCAGATTTAATTGTCCTAGATTGGATGATGCCAAAACTGTCTGGTGTAGAGGTTTGCCGTCGTCTGCGCCGCAAGCCAGAGACCCGCGCCACGCCCATTATTATGCTAACGGCACGCGGCGAAGAGACCGATAAAATATCAGGCCTTGATTATGGGGCTGATGATTACATGGTCAAACCGTTTTCTATGCCAGAGCTTTTGGCCCGCGTGCGTGCCATACTCCGCCGGACCTCGCCTAGCTTGCTTGAAGAGGTTATACGTCATGGTGATTTAGAAATTGACGTATCCGCCTTTCGCGTTAAACGCGGCGAAACTGAAATCCATCTCGGCCCAACAGAGTTTCGCCTACTTGAGCATTTCATGCGCCACACAGGCCGCGTGTTCTCTCGCGAACAACTGCTTGATAATGTCTGGGGCCGCGATATTTATGTCGAAGCCCGCACGGTGGACGTTCACATTGGACGGCTGCGCAAAGCGCTTAAATCCAATGGCGGTAAAGACCTTATCCGTACCGTGCGTTCAGCAGGCTATGCATTTGAGCCAAAAAGTGGCAACTAA
- the phoU gene encoding phosphate signaling complex protein PhoU produces the protein MNLLNNSLSQMGAIVEDMIGGAIRAVKKRDSELAKATILRDKEVNTLQEEIDADALRLLALRHPIATDLRRVIGTIRATNDLERMGDLAEGIARRALDVNAFEAVDLARGVSRMGKLVKRQVKDALDAMFTENADKAVQVWLHDQDVDALYASLFRELLTYMMEDHRNIKACTSLLFIAKNLERIGDHATNISEIVYFTVHGRSLTNDDLVLDGQEEDED, from the coding sequence TTGAATCTTTTAAACAATTCACTGTCCCAAATGGGCGCAATCGTCGAAGATATGATAGGGGGCGCTATACGCGCTGTCAAAAAGCGCGACTCAGAGCTCGCAAAAGCGACTATTCTGCGCGATAAAGAGGTCAACACTCTACAAGAAGAAATTGACGCAGACGCGCTTCGCTTACTGGCCCTCCGCCATCCAATTGCCACAGATTTACGCCGCGTTATCGGCACCATCCGCGCCACTAATGATTTAGAACGCATGGGCGATTTGGCCGAAGGCATCGCCCGTCGCGCACTCGACGTCAACGCCTTTGAGGCTGTTGATTTGGCCCGCGGTGTATCGCGCATGGGCAAGCTGGTTAAACGCCAAGTCAAAGACGCGCTTGACGCCATGTTTACAGAGAATGCCGATAAAGCTGTGCAGGTCTGGCTTCATGACCAAGATGTTGACGCGCTTTATGCGTCGTTGTTTCGGGAACTTCTGACCTATATGATGGAAGATCACCGCAACATCAAAGCCTGTACCAGCCTTTTGTTTATCGCTAAAAACCTAGAGCGCATTGGCGACCATGCGACCAATATTTCCGAGATAGTGTACTTCACCGTTCACGGGCGGTCATTGACAAATGACGACCTTGTTCTGGACGGTCAAGAAGAGGATGAAGACTAG
- a CDS encoding ActR/PrrA/RegA family redox response regulator transcription factor, which produces MSLTQNDYNLPSDATMMILDDDGAFRNRLGRAMEQRGFTVTLVETVGEAKNLVTSNPPAFAVLDMRLEDGNGLDIVDMLHKTRDDCRMVLLTGYGNLATAVSAIKRGAVDYLAKPADADDVCKALLADKGQAPEPPENPMSADRVRWEHIQRVYELCGKNVSETARRLNMHRRTLQRILAKRAPR; this is translated from the coding sequence ATGTCACTTACGCAAAATGACTATAATTTACCCAGCGACGCAACCATGATGATTTTGGACGATGACGGTGCATTTCGTAACCGCCTCGGTCGGGCCATGGAACAGCGCGGTTTTACCGTCACCCTCGTTGAAACTGTCGGCGAAGCTAAAAACCTTGTTACGTCTAATCCGCCGGCCTTTGCCGTACTGGATATGCGGCTAGAGGATGGTAATGGGCTTGATATTGTCGATATGCTCCACAAAACGCGCGATGATTGCCGCATGGTCTTGCTGACGGGCTATGGCAATTTAGCGACGGCTGTGTCGGCCATTAAACGCGGGGCTGTGGATTATCTCGCCAAACCCGCAGACGCCGATGATGTCTGTAAAGCGCTTCTTGCTGATAAAGGGCAGGCGCCAGAACCGCCAGAAAATCCCATGTCCGCTGATCGCGTTCGTTGGGAACACATTCAACGCGTTTATGAGCTTTGCGGAAAAAATGTATCGGAGACGGCGCGCCGCCTCAATATGCACCGCCGGACATTACAGCGTATTTTAGCGAAACGTGCGCCGCGCTAA
- a CDS encoding ATP-binding protein yields MPSLSPHPVDEPTPRLDPTDRAIIALIGFGLMLVMAAFTETHFIIAIISALTFTFLVQLYGRLPRREFISSSERRRISASDDNMFGERAIAESLLDGIWIVNPIGRIIYANQTAEDIWGKIEVGQRMTTVTRAMVIQTVVSDAHAGRVVDPVHYHSETPTDLHLRISASPILPSGIDDTRYRHALVVFRDETASEKAAVMQGDFLANASHELKTPIASLLGYIETLRGHAKDDPIARDKFLGIMQEQAERMQRLISDLLSLRQIEQVEHIAPSGKADFAQATQRAIDTISPMARKRGVSLAAVDLSPQWVIGHEDELVQLCVNIIDNAVKMSPKGGTVSVRLSRSETWRPQSLTLRADDNERTKTRLIIAPPNTQRPYVVLQVKDEGPGFSKDHLPRIGERFYRVMGDRLSREKGTGLGLAIVKHIIMRHRGGLHIKTLSKPKEDIFGMVDTTVQEASETGDNPVKTGTQFTAIIPAATDTAPDQ; encoded by the coding sequence ATGCCCTCTTTATCACCTCACCCTGTCGATGAGCCGACACCACGGTTAGATCCGACCGACAGAGCGATTATCGCGCTTATTGGTTTTGGGCTTATGCTCGTCATGGCGGCGTTTACCGAGACACATTTTATCATTGCCATTATAAGCGCCCTCACCTTTACATTTTTAGTGCAACTCTATGGACGCCTGCCTCGGCGTGAATTTATAAGCTCAAGCGAGCGCCGCCGCATATCGGCCTCTGATGATAATATGTTTGGCGAACGCGCGATCGCAGAGAGCCTGCTGGACGGAATCTGGATTGTGAACCCTATTGGTCGGATCATCTATGCCAATCAAACGGCAGAAGACATATGGGGCAAAATAGAGGTGGGCCAACGCATGACAACGGTGACCCGCGCCATGGTCATCCAGACTGTGGTCAGTGATGCCCACGCGGGGCGCGTTGTTGATCCTGTGCATTATCATTCCGAAACACCAACAGATTTGCATCTGCGTATATCTGCCAGCCCAATCCTGCCCAGTGGCATTGACGACACACGATATCGCCATGCTCTTGTGGTGTTTCGCGACGAGACCGCATCAGAAAAAGCCGCCGTCATGCAAGGGGACTTTCTGGCCAATGCCTCACATGAGCTAAAGACGCCGATAGCCTCGCTACTGGGTTATATTGAAACCCTACGCGGCCATGCCAAGGACGACCCTATCGCACGCGATAAATTTCTCGGTATTATGCAAGAACAAGCCGAGCGGATGCAGCGGCTTATCAGTGACTTGTTGTCTTTACGCCAAATTGAACAGGTTGAACATATTGCACCCAGCGGGAAAGCTGATTTTGCCCAAGCGACGCAACGTGCCATTGACACCATCTCGCCAATGGCGCGAAAGCGCGGCGTGTCGTTGGCCGCCGTCGACCTTAGCCCGCAATGGGTCATCGGCCACGAGGACGAACTTGTGCAGCTTTGCGTCAATATCATCGACAATGCCGTGAAGATGAGCCCAAAAGGCGGGACTGTTTCGGTCAGGCTGTCACGGTCAGAAACATGGCGCCCACAAAGCCTGACGCTGCGGGCAGATGATAATGAACGCACGAAAACGCGTCTCATCATTGCCCCGCCCAATACACAGCGCCCCTATGTTGTCTTGCAAGTCAAAGACGAAGGGCCTGGATTTTCCAAAGATCATCTCCCCCGTATTGGCGAGCGGTTTTACCGTGTCATGGGCGACCGGCTATCGCGAGAAAAAGGGACTGGTCTAGGTCTCGCTATTGTGAAACATATCATCATGCGTCACAGGGGCGGCCTTCATATCAAAACGTTGTCCAAGCCCAAAGAGGATATTTTTGGCATGGTGGACACCACGGTGCAAGAGGCCTCCGAAACAGGCGACAATCCCGTTAAAACAGGCACTCAATTCACCGCGATTATACCCGCAGCAACGGACACAGCACCAGATCAATAA
- a CDS encoding DegT/DnrJ/EryC1/StrS family aminotransferase — translation MSLEFIDLQAQRLRIKDEIDTALATVLDHGRFVMGPEVGAFESALADFGMAKYALGCANGTDALILSLMAWRIGPGDAVFCPSFTYCATAEAVAIRGATPVFIDIDRETYNICPQSLEQAISEVKARGVLRPRAVIAVDLFGQCADYPAIKAIADAHSLKLISDSAQAFGATLNGHHPLHWADITTTSFFPAKPLGCYGDGGAILTNDEALMTEIDSLRIHGKGTDKYDNVRVGLNSRLDTMQAAILLAKLAIFDDEIKARQAIADRYIDGLKDHVLRVPKVKNGGQSTWAQFTIEVQNPASFAAQMGEAGIPTARYYPKPIHKQTAYAHFPVAGNGLARTDDASHSVISLPMHPYLENDVQDRIIETAIKAAKI, via the coding sequence ATGAGTTTGGAATTTATCGATCTACAGGCTCAACGCCTGCGCATCAAAGACGAGATTGATACAGCATTAGCAACGGTGCTGGACCATGGCCGGTTTGTGATGGGTCCCGAAGTGGGTGCATTTGAATCAGCGCTCGCTGATTTTGGTATGGCGAAATATGCGCTGGGCTGCGCCAATGGAACTGATGCCTTAATCTTGTCATTAATGGCGTGGCGCATTGGCCCGGGCGACGCAGTCTTCTGTCCATCCTTTACCTATTGCGCTACGGCCGAAGCGGTGGCTATTCGCGGGGCAACACCTGTCTTTATTGATATTGACCGCGAGACCTATAACATTTGCCCCCAAAGCCTTGAACAGGCCATATCTGAGGTAAAAGCACGCGGCGTATTGCGTCCGCGCGCCGTCATTGCTGTGGATTTATTCGGGCAATGCGCTGATTACCCTGCAATTAAAGCCATTGCTGACGCGCATAGCTTAAAGCTTATCTCTGATAGCGCCCAAGCATTTGGCGCGACATTAAATGGACATCACCCGTTGCATTGGGCGGATATCACCACAACATCTTTTTTCCCAGCCAAACCTTTGGGGTGTTACGGCGACGGGGGCGCTATTTTAACCAATGACGAAGCCTTGATGACGGAAATTGACAGCCTTCGCATTCACGGCAAAGGCACCGATAAATATGATAATGTGCGGGTTGGTCTTAACTCCCGTCTCGATACAATGCAGGCTGCGATACTGCTCGCAAAACTCGCGATTTTTGATGATGAAATCAAGGCCCGTCAAGCCATTGCGGACCGCTATATTGACGGCCTAAAGGATCACGTGTTGCGCGTGCCAAAGGTTAAAAACGGCGGGCAAAGCACATGGGCGCAGTTTACCATTGAAGTACAAAACCCCGCCAGTTTTGCAGCACAGATGGGCGAAGCAGGCATCCCAACGGCACGTTATTATCCCAAGCCAATCCACAAACAGACGGCCTATGCGCATTTCCCCGTGGCGGGCAACGGTTTGGCCCGAACGGACGACGCATCACACAGCGTTATTAGCCTACCGATGCACCCTTATCTGGAGAACGATGTACAAGACCGCATTATTGAAACAGCCATTAAGGCCGCCAAAATATAG
- a CDS encoding polysaccharide biosynthesis/export family protein translates to MRLRPLAVMASLALGLCAQTALAQVGGDDGWVSLEDIMREEGIIPNSQPQTENADDFSAPTYIPPQRDSLIAGDQFRVTVVGHSQLSKIYTVDDYGEADLDLVGPLIVRGLSLDDLSVNIQRLYNREYLQNAVVKIERYIPPVSIKVKARNTTEKIISAPNQSPLLDVLQDEYEMTSLELSSVIMVRNAAGQLSHVIPANTFIGNSYKGPPLNANDTIFIGEWYSILSENRALKNTPYLNALIKRSIEVYKP, encoded by the coding sequence ATGCGATTACGGCCCTTGGCAGTGATGGCAAGTCTTGCACTTGGCCTGTGCGCGCAAACTGCGCTCGCGCAAGTCGGCGGCGATGACGGCTGGGTCAGCCTTGAAGATATTATGCGCGAAGAAGGCATCATTCCTAACAGCCAGCCGCAGACCGAAAACGCCGATGATTTTAGCGCCCCAACCTATATCCCGCCACAACGTGATAGCTTAATTGCGGGGGATCAATTTCGCGTGACGGTCGTTGGCCATTCGCAACTATCCAAAATTTATACAGTCGATGATTACGGCGAAGCCGACCTAGACCTGGTTGGGCCCTTAATCGTGCGCGGATTGTCGCTGGACGACCTGTCAGTCAATATTCAGCGGCTCTATAATCGCGAGTACTTGCAAAATGCTGTGGTCAAAATCGAGCGCTATATTCCGCCAGTATCGATTAAGGTTAAGGCGCGAAACACAACTGAAAAAATCATCTCGGCCCCCAATCAATCACCTTTACTCGACGTTTTGCAGGACGAATATGAAATGACCTCTTTAGAGCTCTCATCAGTCATCATGGTACGAAACGCGGCCGGTCAACTATCCCATGTTATACCTGCTAACACCTTTATCGGTAACAGCTATAAAGGTCCGCCCCTAAACGCAAATGACACGATTTTTATTGGCGAATGGTACAGCATTTTATCAGAAAACAGGGCGTTAAAGAACACACCCTATTTAAACGCTTTAATCAAGCGCTCTATTGAAGTGTATAAGCCGTAA